The Hevea brasiliensis isolate MT/VB/25A 57/8 chromosome 1, ASM3005281v1, whole genome shotgun sequence DNA segment AAAAGGCGCCAAGAAACCCCAAGGAAGGTGGAGCTGGAGGCAGACACTCAGCTCCCTTTGATTCCCATCACAGAAAACAGGGTGAAACATTTGGGAAATTCAAGGAGGCTACACAAATTACGAACTCACACATGGGGTCTTCACCAAAGGATGGAAATAGAGTTGATATGGAAAAGTTTCCAGCTGTCAGTGAGAGAACCCTCCAAAGAGAGCTTTCAGAATTGGAGTTAGGAGAATTTCGTGAGTCATTGCTTGAAGAAACACCTGTTAAAAAACAATTTGGAAGGAAGAGTTCTTTTAAACAGTCAGAGAACAAACAAAGCACTTCAGACAACTGTAATTCTGATTTAAGTAAGACAAAACCTGTTGTAAAGACAGCATTGGACTCAGGAAAACCTTCTCCACCCAATCTAGGTAGTGGGTTTAAGGAGAGCCCTGATCATCCTATTGAAGATTTAATGAGATCAAACCATAAGTTTCCACAGTCGCATCCACAACACCTTTCAAGGGTAGATAACAGTGAAGTATCACATTTTGGCAAGTTGGCAGATACAAATAGCAGATTAAGACAGAATGAAGCTGTTGCAAAACTAGGAAATAGTATGGAAGGCTATGGAGAAAGCCATAAAGGAGCCCCTGCCAATGCACAGCAGCTGCATGATTCTAAACGTGGGCAGCTTTCCCACTTGATAAAGGAAAGTAAAACACAGACATCTAATGTGATGGCTGACTTTGTAGAGGGACAAAAGGATCCAATTTTGACAGAGGTCAACAATAATGCTCAAAAGAGGAGAGAATCTTCTTCTGAGGAAGACACCACTTCTTATTCGAAGTATGAAAAGGATGAGCCAGAGCTCAGGAGACCTATTAAGGATTTTCTTCAGTAAGTAGTTCTATTCATTTTTGTGTTAAATGATGCTATTTTCTTGCCTAGATAGCTTATTGTGTCTGTTGTAGGAATTGAATTACATATTTCTATTGCATGGGATTTTAAATCACCTGTTTTATGTTTTAATATAGGTACAAAGAGTATGTGCAGGAATACCGTGATAAGTATGATTGTTACTGCTCCTTGAACAAGAGCCTAGAAAAGTACAGGTACAGTGTGGATATTGTCGCATGCAAAGTGTTGGTAAATTTTTATGTGGGCTTTTATTTAGATGATCTGATGATATTTTTTATTGCTGTTTTATTACATCTATCTCATCTGTTATATACAGGAATGATTTCCAGAAAATGGGAAGGGACCTTGAATTTGCAAAAGGCAGGGATATGGACAGATATCATAAGATCTTGCTGCAGTTGAGGGAATCTTATCGTCATTGTGGAGCGGTATCCATTATGATTCATTTCATTCTATGCATTTATCTTTAAATAATCAAATCCACTAGTGTGTGTTAGAAATCTGTTGGCCAGATTTAATTTGGataaacaaatttaatttacTGGGCAATATAAATTAGGGATTAAATGGTGCCTTTGTCTGTTATGTGTGCTTTATGGATGTATCATTGAAGCTAATGATGAAGGTTAGATTCAAAATTGTTTTAGGTGGTTTATAGGCTGAACTTGCAGTACACAGCTTGCAACTATGTTTTCCTCACGTTCCACAAAGGAAGGTAAAAAAGACCAGGGGTTGGATTGGGCTGGTTGGATTAGATCATGCTATTGAACCCGTAACCCTTATTGGAGCATGCAGTGAATTTTGTGATAATTTGTTGTTTCTTCACATTCAACTTTCTAGACAATGTTGAAGTCTTGGGTGTCCAACTCATTTTAGCATTTTGTTCAACGCTTGTTTAGATTGGGAGCCAGAAAACATTTTACATCAGTTGTTTCTTATTATAATAAAGAAGTGACATGCATTAAGTGTCAAAAGTAGGTGTTTGTTTTGAGGATAAGATCATTTAGGAGTAGGAGTGGGATGATAAAGTTGGAAATGATTGCACTGTGTTATTGGCAAGAGTAAACCTTAGGCAGCTGTTTCTTGTTGTGAGGATGAGGATGAATTGACTAATCGTGTGACTCACATGCCCCAAAAACTACACTCACAACTTCTTCTCTAGTGAGATCATTGTATAGTGACTATGAGACAATTAACTAGTAAGCAACTTCTTGTGAGATCATTGGATTGATTGAGGCACAAATAATACTCTTAGGGGATTGGGGAATTTTGTTTCAGTAATATAGCttgcattttatattatttaatagctTTTTGAATTTTCTATTCTTGAGTATTCTTATTGGACGATGACTCGCAGAGACACAAACGGTTGAGAAAGATATTCATTGTGCTTCATGAAGAACTGAAGGTGATACACTGAAATGCAGTCACCCTTTGAAACTTCTCACTTCCTTTTCCCTTTATTTTTTTGGTATTATCTTTCAAAAGTTGGTTTTGAGTTACTAattctacattttttttttaattattgcagAACCTTAAGCAAAGGATTAAAGAATTCGCTCTCCTGTATACAAAAGATTGAACATTTCTCATTTCTCCCCGAGAAGCAATCCCATTTTTCCTATGGAAACCAAACCTGTGTACACCCATGGCAATGGATAGGGTGATATAACAAAAAGGAAAATTTTCTAGTTCTGACAAATAAAATCTTTTATATAACATTCTAATCTGTGTGAATTGCATCTATTCATAGAATTCCAACCTCCCATTGCCATATGCCCAGAAAGAGAGAGAGTTATTTATTGCCATGCCAATCAGAGTGGTTTCTGGCCAATCTTCAGTTGGTGGACGAAAGTTTTCATAGGAAAATTTAATgggattcatttttatcatacgTTACATTTACACTTCAATTCCATGAGATTTTTACGAAGTTGTTATTCTGCGTTCTATCCATTTCGTGTTAagtaattaattaacttattttttatttattcatataaatatttattatatttaatagaaataaaaaataaaattaaaaaaaaattaatatttttttattttctaaatgtcataaataatttttttttggcaGTAAATCATAAGTATGTCTAATCTTGCTTGTATTGGGGAGATTCATTTTAGGGTAAAGTATGTTCAGCATTGATTTTCTCTATGTATAATGGATTGAACACTTTATTTTATTTAAGAGAGAAAATTTTTAATCATTTATAAACTTTCATTGATtgtgataaataattttaaataaaagaaaaatttaaatgtaatatataaaaatatatacagaGGATgcctaaattattatttagtattAAAATTTGCTCAACTATTATACTAAGTGCGGGTATTTTTGTCATTTAACATGTTTAAATTGTTATAATGCAAATAAATTAACTTTTGATTATATATTCTAATGGGTTCTAGCACTACTTAAATATGCATTAGTTATAACTTTTTTTCTAtaaattaacataaaaaaataGTCTTATAAGAAGGTGTCTGTGAgtttataattctttttgtaCTTCTCTTTTATTTCAATGtatctattttttaaataaataccaaactaataaattttaaaaaataatttttaattttgatactgAAAAAAACTATACTTATAACTTAATATGATTAAGTATTTTACCATattactttaatttaattttaaaattttattatatatcttGTTTAATATCTATTTTtacaataaatatatttataaaattttttttatcaactgtATTACCTACTTATCAATACTTATAATCATTTtaacaataattattttaaattttaaatacttataaatttaagttaattaatatttataagttaatttttataaaaaaaataaattaattttcataaactaataattaaaacaataaaataattttaaattttttaacaatttttaaaattatactttTCAGATAGATAAAATTTGTTTAAAAACACTGATAGGATGTCCAATATCACTTATATATAGATATTAACAAAATTTTCCATTAAAGGTTGCTATGATAAGTGATGATTCCCATATATTACAATTTCTTTTTGATAAATGCAACTCTATTttactattttaaaaaaataataaatttttacttaaaaaaaaaaaggtaagatTCCATTTGTGCTGTATCTCATTCATATTTCACCCGAAAACAAATGCAATTTGCGGTTATATTAAAAATCCACTAAGCGAAACCAGAAGATAGAAAaaagaaatggaaaaaaaaatctttttatcTAAAAGACTTGctctaaccatggtctatgatgtcTGGTTTTGTACACAAAAAGGGAGAAAGGATCACTGATCAAGGAAAACTCCCACTATATCCCTTACCTTAGGAGCTCGATCTACTGCAATAATATATATCTCTTTAGCACGTTCGATACTTGTGTTAGTTAGCAGTGGGAGCAGTTTTTTGTGGAGATAAGAGTTATTTAAGACGATAGAAAAGAATCAAAGTTTTGAGACGGCAACTTTGGCTACTTCTGTTAATCTTAAGGTActtgtttttgttttattttaaattaagattctgggtattttataatatttaatattaatgtCTGGGTATGTTGAAGAACGGAAATTTATGATTGTATCGGTTCTGGGTATGTGAATTTTGTTTAAATTAAGATTCTGGGTAttgtataatatttaatattaatgtCTGGGTATGTTGAAGAATGGAAATTTATGATTGTATCGGTTCTGGGTATGTGAATTTTGTGCTAAAAACTATTTTTTTAAGTAAATTTCGGGATTTTCTGTGCTCAGATGGTTCTTCGGTGATTGATTAAGGAAGTTGGTTGTTGAATTTTGATTTTCGATGGTATTGTTGGGGACCTCTTCTTAAATGTTTATTTCTGAGTGTAGTGATTGGTGAATGGGGAAACAGGTTTTGGAGGATTTGATCGTTTAAAATGTGATGtattttttctttgaaaatgcATTAAAATGTTTATGAAGTTGCCTAGTTGTTTACTAAGGTTGGATCAAATTGTCTGTGTGTGTGGTGCTATTATTGTTATTTCTTTAATCTTAAATGAGCAAGttaaaggatattttggtggtGAATTGTGAAACGGAAGCTAAATTCTATGGCTAGAATTTACTGGGGTTTTTATTGCTATGATACATGTACAAAATGAAATTTCAATGGAATGAATTTATTTCATGGCATTGGATTAAATCATGGCTTCAtggttttttaattttatttcagggaATGTATATGTATAttctttttatttggtaaattagatAAGTAGAGAAAACAAAGACAAACTACCTCTCAAAATCCACCCCTACATGATCTGCTTGCAAAAGCAAGCTGCAAGACTCTATGGGAGTCTGCCATAACGTGATAACATGGGCACAACCATGGCCTAACTTGGCTAGATCAACAAATGTGGAACCCAAATAAGGCACATATTGTTAATAAGATCATCAGGGTTGAGATTTACTTCTTATTTTGTCAAAGTTATTGTAATATGGATGATTTCTAATTTTTGTTCTTTTTCCTTTCTGTTGCCTTTCTCTAACCATTTTgtcttattaattttatattgatGGAAATTAGTTGATTGGGGAGTATGCTTTTCATGCAATAACAGAATCTGGAGGATTTATGGTGTGGTAAGACTGTCATGCTGAATGTTGCTGCCGTCTGGTGGAGTGGGGATGAATTCTGCCATGGATGATATAAACTTGATTCAGCAGGCACAGAGGCATCACTTGGTGGTAAGGGAACTCGGGGAGGAGATTGATCTGGAGATTGGTCATGGGGATGATGACCCTTCATTTGCTAACACGCCTCTCATCAGTGGCCCACCGCGTGAACCTTCTGCTGAGGAGCATGATGAGGCCAAGAATCTGATGGTTTCTCAACTTCCTTCTGAAGATCAAGATATGTCAAAGGCACAACcagtaaaaagaaagaaaaaggtggTCAAACGATGGAGAGAGGAATGGGCTGATACTTACAAGTGGGCATATGTGGATGTGAAGGATGGAACAGCGAGGATATTCTGCTCAGTTTGTAGAGAATATGGTAGGAAGCATAGAAGGAACCCATACGGGAATGAAGGCAGTAGGAATATGCAGATGAGTGCATTGGAAGAACACAATAATAGTTTGCTTCACAAGGAGGCTCTTCGTCTTCAGATAGCCTCCAAGGACAAGATCATTGTTGATAAACCCATTTATGTAAAAGGTTGTAAGCTCCTTCTATACTTTGTTGGTTAAAAGTTAAGaactaataatttaattgaagTATTGCTGTGTGTGGTTACATATTTATTCTGAACCATCTGGATGATGCAACATATAACAAAATAAGATTTCCTTTCCCTGAATTTTTTTTTGGCTAATTTTTTTCCATATGGCTTCATTATGACATTTTTAAATTGAAGCTCTCATGTCAAAAACGGCTGGATCAATTGTTGAAGCTGCACTTAAAAGGGATCCTCATGAGGCTGAGTTTATACAATCAGTGCAAGAAGCTGTCCATGGTCTAGAAAGAGTAATTGCAAAGAATGCTCAGTGAGTTTACCATATAATGAATTTCCtgtttgttttaattttaatccCTCTTCATTTTCTTAGTCataaattggaaaagattcaaacCAAGCTTATTCTTATACTCATGACATGTTTCAGTTATGTCAACATAATGGAGCGCTTGTTAGAACCCGAACGCATGCTTCTTTTCCGAGTTCCTTGGGTGGATGACAGGGGTGAGACACATGTCAATCGAGGGTTTCGAGTACATTTTAACCAGGCATTGGGTCCATGTAGGGGTGGCATTCGTTTTCATCCTTCTATGAATTTAAGTATTGCTAAGTTTCTTGGTTTTGAACAGGTATTCTTTTTCTGTTTTTCAATGGACCATAAATCTGTCTTTGAAATTCACGTTGATTTTAATAGGTTTTGGCGGCTCCTAAAGTTTTGTTGAAAAAGTTTTATATAAGGAAAAAACTTTATACACAGAAAAGGCTTAATTCTGACATTTACCATGTTATGTTGGGGTCCACTTTCTTCCAGACATTAAAGAATGCCTTATCACCATACAAATTGGGAGGAGCTGCAGGAGGAAGTGATTTTGATCCAAAAGGAAAAAGTGATAATGAGGTCACAATCATTCTAATTgtgatgttttatattttgcagttTCTAGattttttcttatatttgctgAAACCTACACTGGCAGATTATGCGCTTTTGTCAAAGTTTCATGAATGAGATCTTTAGGTATCTGGGTCCTGACAAGGTTAGTGTGAGAAGAGTCTGTTGCTCTTATCTTCCAATCTCTAATTGCTAACTCTCTGTTGAGCTGTCTGATTTTGTGTTATATACATTTTAGGACCTTCCTTCAGAGGAGATGGGTGTTGGTACTCGAGAAATGGGATATCTCTTTGGGCAGTATAGACGTCTAGCTGGTCATTTTCAGGTTCTTCTTCAGATCTTGCTATTAACTTGAATGTTTTTAACCCCTTTTAGATTAATGAATGTTTCAAGTTGTGTGTGTTTATCCTTCCTTTAATGTATGTTTGGTGGTCTATGGAGAAGGACATGGGGATGGAAAGGAAAAGGGGATACTGGTAAAGATGATTAACATTATATCCTTAAAACTGAAGGAGCTgaactcttaattttttaaacttttctaGAAATATTCTACTTTTCTGTATGCTTTtctttttttactatttttaaagGATTTTTATAGTTTGTGCGTGCATTGGGATTGCTGTTTTTGGGGTTTTTATCACTATCACAGCTCTTATACGTATATAGCTTATATTCTAGTGTCTCTTTGTTATCTTAATTGCTCTTTAACTTATTACCTATGCAAATATTCATCATGGGAAGAAGGTTAAAGTGACTTATCTACATGCCTTCATATGTATGCCTTACTTATGCAGGGAAGTTTTACAGGGCCAAGGATATTTTGGTCTGGCTCTAGCCTTCGAACTGAAGCTACTGGCTATGGACTGGTAATAATAGTCTCATTTTCTATACTCTTAGATAGTGCTTCTGGTTGAAGTGCTTGTATGCTAACAATATGACTCACATGTGTGAAATTTCCCATCCTCTTCTTTACTACATATTTACTCTTGTAGGAAGTCCAGTCAACTTCTTATATGTTATGTGTCTTGTTTTAGGTATCTGGGAGACTTGGAATTTAATGAATTCTCTATGCTTCTAGCAGGTTTTCTTTGCTCAGCTTATGCTTGCAGACATGAATAAGGAACTCAAAGGACTAAGGTCCCTCACTTGACTCTGTTTGCTTAGTAAAACTGTTTATTACAAGCCAATAACATAGCATTCgaatttatattttattcataTAGGGTACAGTTTACTTTTTCTGACTGCTTAGCTGAACAATCTGATGTCTTGTGTTTGAGAATTGAGACATTATTATGCTGTTAATTCTTGCAATACAAGTGTAATCCATGCTACATtatctaattattttattaataatgatTTTTGGTTAACTTCATAATGCAGAATAGGAAACTTAGaattttatttaggaattttaattattataaaattaggaaatttaaagagtttattattattaggtcaattattttctaatttatcttatttagtgTTCCTAATTAGAGTTAAATTAAGATTTCTATTCTTAATTTGATTAGGGTTGTAAGCTCTATAAATAGAGctcatttttattattcaatagcTTTGGAtttcatttagagtggagaaagcgaatacatatggccgaccccaaatttttggaataaagacttagttgagttgagttgagttagaaTAGCTTTGGATTATGATTATATtgagattaaataaaattattgagaattAGTTTTCATTTTTAAGGATTGGTCCttgatttcttttcttctttttttttttttccctttgttCTGCATTAATTTTGGTATCAGAGCGTAAATTCAATCCAAATTTCCATGGCTTCCTCAAACTTTCAAAAAACTTTCAACCTCTTTTCTAACCTCTTTCAAAATTTCCTTCGTTTACCCTGTCAATTTTCATTCAGCTTTCAAAACATATATTGCCTAGTTTActgtttattattaaaaaaaaaaaatccaaaagttAAAAACAGATTTTCTGGCCATTTGACTCCCAAGACCTTCTTCGATTGCCAATCTACCCATCCCTATTGTAGAAAGTACTGTCCGCTGCCCTTAGCGCCAATTCCTTTCAAGTCAGGT contains these protein-coding regions:
- the LOC110639078 gene encoding uncharacterized protein LOC110639078 isoform X1, which encodes MLLPSGGVGMNSAMDDINLIQQAQRHHLVVRELGEEIDLEIGHGDDDPSFANTPLISGPPREPSAEEHDEAKNLMVSQLPSEDQDMSKAQPVKRKKKVVKRWREEWADTYKWAYVDVKDGTARIFCSVCREYGRKHRRNPYGNEGSRNMQMSALEEHNNSLLHKEALRLQIASKDKIIVDKPIYVKALMSKTAGSIVEAALKRDPHEAEFIQSVQEAVHGLERVIAKNAHYVNIMERLLEPERMLLFRVPWVDDRGETHVNRGFRVHFNQALGPCRGGIRFHPSMNLSIAKFLGFEQTLKNALSPYKLGGAAGGSDFDPKGKSDNEIMRFCQSFMNEIFRYLGPDKDLPSEEMGVGTREMGYLFGQYRRLAGHFQGSFTGPRIFWSGSSLRTEATGYGLVFFAQLMLADMNKELKGLRCVVSGSGKIAMHVLEKLIAYGALPVTVSDSKGFLVDDEGFDYMKISFLRDIKAQHRSLRDYSKTYARSKYYDEAKPWNERCDVAFPCASQNEIDQSDAINLVNSGCRILVEGSNMPCTPEAVEVLRKANVLIAPAMAAGAGGVVAGELELNHECNLMHWSPEDFESKLQEAMKQIYQRALKGASDFGYQKESPEALVHGAAISAFLTIAQAMTDQGCV
- the LOC110639078 gene encoding uncharacterized protein LOC110639078 isoform X2 codes for the protein MLLPSGGVGMNSAMDDINLIQQAQRHHLVVRELGEEIDLEIGHGDDDPSFANTPLISGPPREPSAEEHDEAKNLMVSQLPSEDQDMSKAQPVKRKKKVVKRWREEWADTYKWAYVDVKDGTARIFCSVCREYGRKHRRNPYGNEGSRNMQMSALEEHNNSLLHKEALRLQIASKDKIIVDKPIYVKALMSKTAGSIVEAALKRDPHEAEFIQSVQEAVHGLERVIAKNAHYVNIMERLLEPERMLLFRVPWVDDRGETHVNRGFRVHFNQALGPCRGGIRFHPSMNLSIAKFLGFEQTLKNALSPYKLGGAAGGSDFDPKGKSDNEIMRFCQSFMNEIFRYLGPDKDLPSEEMGVGTREMGYLFGQYRRLAGHFQGSFTGPRIFWSGSSLRTEATGYGLVFFAQLMLADMNKELKGLRCVVSGSGKIAMHVLEKLIAYGALPVTVSDSKGFLVDDEGFDYMKISFLRDIKAQHRSLRDYSKTYARSKYYDEAKPWNERFKYALYT